One stretch of Halococcus hamelinensis 100A6 DNA includes these proteins:
- a CDS encoding sulfatase family protein, which produces MADRTTERPRRRLHRRNAMKAAGGLGVGGLLSGCSSNVALLGSTGTSQPRNIVFVLSDDHRYDFMNFMDEPGTPGFLETPNMDRMANQGAHLPNTTVSTSLCAPSRASILTGQYAHEHGVIDNQHPQADHDPFFVDHLKDAGYETAFIGKWDTFRINSAEPRPAFDRWVSFEKQGNYFDPRLNVDGDWVDHSGYITDILTEYALQWLRNRSGDKPFFLYLSHKAPHAWFRPARRHRGRYADAPIEYPKTMANSPANYRDKPDWVREQRDSVRGVDYVFGGNFGFGGPSGFDTLYRRYCETLLSLDESIGAVMDQLDTSGVADSTLTLYMSDNGFSLGEHGLIGKQTAYEPSMRVPLLAWAPGLVESGTTIDRAVSNIDLAPTFLEVAGRSRPDYMSGESFLPALAGEGTARSQEPYYESFWGGFPKHPTMFSTRQDQYKYIWYYGPMQDELYDLRADPAEANNLFDDGNHEQRRKAMHDRLFDWIESGGGVPIPLQRERRGNNRKKRPKNAPKTAPDDLTGRTKKSRKNGKNGKNG; this is translated from the coding sequence ATGGCCGACCGGACCACCGAACGACCCCGCCGTCGCCTCCACCGGCGAAACGCCATGAAGGCGGCCGGCGGACTCGGGGTCGGCGGGCTGCTCAGCGGCTGTTCGTCCAACGTCGCCCTCCTCGGGAGCACCGGTACGTCCCAGCCTCGCAACATCGTCTTCGTCCTGAGCGACGACCACCGGTACGACTTCATGAACTTCATGGACGAACCGGGAACGCCCGGGTTCCTGGAGACGCCCAACATGGACCGGATGGCGAACCAGGGCGCACACCTCCCGAACACCACGGTCAGCACGTCGCTGTGTGCGCCGAGCCGGGCCTCCATCCTCACCGGTCAGTACGCCCACGAACACGGCGTCATCGACAACCAGCATCCACAGGCCGACCACGACCCGTTCTTCGTCGACCACCTCAAGGACGCCGGCTACGAGACGGCGTTCATCGGGAAGTGGGACACGTTCCGGATCAACAGCGCCGAACCCCGGCCGGCGTTCGACCGCTGGGTGAGCTTCGAAAAGCAGGGCAACTACTTCGACCCGCGGCTCAACGTCGACGGCGATTGGGTGGACCACAGCGGCTACATCACCGACATCCTGACGGAGTACGCGCTCCAGTGGCTCAGAAACCGGAGCGGCGACAAACCGTTCTTCCTCTATCTCTCCCACAAGGCCCCACACGCCTGGTTCCGCCCCGCGCGCCGTCATCGGGGACGATACGCCGACGCGCCGATCGAGTACCCGAAGACGATGGCCAACTCCCCGGCGAACTACCGGGACAAACCGGACTGGGTGCGCGAACAGCGCGACAGCGTTCGCGGGGTGGACTACGTCTTCGGCGGCAACTTCGGGTTCGGCGGCCCGTCCGGGTTCGATACCCTCTACCGGAGGTACTGTGAGACGCTGCTCTCGCTCGACGAGAGCATCGGGGCGGTGATGGACCAGCTCGATACGTCCGGCGTCGCCGATTCGACGTTGACGCTCTACATGTCCGACAACGGCTTCTCGCTCGGCGAACACGGCCTCATCGGCAAGCAGACCGCCTACGAACCCTCGATGCGGGTTCCGTTGCTCGCGTGGGCACCGGGGCTCGTCGAGTCCGGGACGACCATCGACCGGGCGGTCTCGAACATCGACCTCGCGCCGACGTTCCTCGAGGTCGCCGGTCGCTCCCGCCCAGACTACATGAGCGGGGAGTCCTTCCTCCCCGCGCTGGCCGGCGAGGGAACCGCCCGAAGTCAGGAGCCCTACTACGAATCGTTCTGGGGTGGCTTCCCGAAGCACCCGACCATGTTCAGTACGCGGCAGGACCAGTACAAGTACATCTGGTACTACGGGCCGATGCAGGACGAACTTTACGACCTCCGGGCCGACCCCGCGGAGGCGAACAACCTGTTCGACGACGGGAATCACGAGCAGCGCCGGAAGGCGATGCACGACCGGCTCTTCGACTGGATCGAGTCGGGCGGCGGCGTCCCGATCCCGCTCCAGCGCGAACGACGCGGGAACAACCGAAAGAAGCGGCCGAAGAACGCGCCGAAGACCGCACCGGACGACCTCACGGGCAGGACCAAGAAGAGCAGGAAGAACGGGAAAAACGGGAAAAACGGGTAG
- a CDS encoding carbohydrate ABC transporter permease, whose translation MSEATANGRRGILSNATTRTVAVHVGLYAVAILFMVPYLYMISLSLQPQEIAISSVPHLIPPEFTLANYTELLSGTLILQWVLNTFIVATTATVLVLIVDSMIAFSLTRLNWPGQSILLTIIIGSFMVPFYVNLVPLFTTVSDLGLVSSLFGVILPAVANPLGVFLLYQFFRDIPEEYGEAARLDGFSNFQIYSRIVLPISRPILSALAIFMFVYNWNQFVWPVVVLQNQASFTLPLGLVILRDTFTFRPGLFMASGIIASLPLFVLFLLLQDQIIEAVQFQGTTG comes from the coding sequence ATGAGCGAAGCAACCGCCAACGGACGTCGAGGTATCCTGAGCAACGCCACCACACGAACGGTCGCGGTCCACGTCGGGCTGTACGCGGTCGCGATACTGTTCATGGTCCCCTATCTCTACATGATCTCGCTCTCCCTACAGCCCCAGGAGATCGCGATCAGCTCCGTCCCGCACCTCATCCCCCCGGAGTTCACGCTCGCGAACTACACCGAGTTGCTCTCGGGGACCCTCATCCTCCAGTGGGTGCTCAACACGTTCATCGTCGCGACGACGGCGACGGTGCTCGTCCTGATCGTCGACTCCATGATCGCGTTCTCGCTCACGCGGCTCAACTGGCCCGGCCAGTCGATCCTGCTCACGATCATCATCGGGAGCTTCATGGTCCCCTTCTACGTCAACCTGGTCCCGCTGTTCACCACGGTCTCGGACCTGGGACTCGTCAGCAGCCTGTTCGGCGTGATCTTGCCCGCGGTCGCGAACCCGCTCGGCGTCTTCCTGCTCTATCAGTTCTTCCGGGATATCCCCGAGGAGTACGGTGAAGCGGCCCGACTGGATGGCTTCTCGAACTTCCAGATCTACTCCCGGATCGTCCTGCCCATCTCGCGCCCGATCCTCTCCGCGCTCGCCATCTTCATGTTCGTCTACAACTGGAACCAGTTCGTCTGGCCGGTCGTCGTGCTCCAGAACCAGGCCTCGTTCACCCTCCCGCTGGGGCTGGTGATCCTGCGTGATACGTTCACGTTCCGGCCGGGTCTCTTCATGGCCTCCGGGATCATCGCGTCCCTCCCGCTGTTCGTGCTGTTCCTCCTCCTCCAGGACCAGATCATCGAGGCGGTGCAGTTCCAGGGTACGACCGGATGA
- a CDS encoding SDR family NAD(P)-dependent oxidoreductase, producing the protein MDTDLSGRTALVTGAGRGNGRAIALALADHGANVVANDLDETVAEETAEEIEDADGNAVAVGADVSDPAAVEAMVERGTEAFDTIDVLVNNAGVGTAGPFLDTDYDDAFELNLDVHLRGSLNCLRATVDGMVEAGYGKVVNITSIHTKNGVGMSPQYDVGKFSLLGLTKSLALELGREGVRVNAVAPGWANTRMVEDFSEAVTEQIQENNPLGRFAEPSEIADAVTFLASPAADYVNGHELRVDGGQVPIDSWRLDDR; encoded by the coding sequence ATGGATACGGACCTCTCCGGACGAACTGCGCTCGTCACGGGTGCGGGGCGCGGGAACGGCCGCGCAATCGCGCTCGCCCTCGCCGACCACGGGGCGAACGTCGTCGCGAACGACCTCGACGAAACCGTCGCCGAGGAGACCGCCGAGGAGATCGAAGACGCGGACGGAAACGCCGTCGCGGTGGGCGCGGACGTCAGCGACCCCGCTGCGGTCGAGGCGATGGTCGAACGCGGCACGGAGGCGTTCGATACGATAGACGTGCTCGTCAACAACGCCGGCGTCGGAACGGCGGGGCCCTTCCTCGATACCGACTACGACGACGCGTTCGAACTGAACCTCGACGTGCACCTCCGCGGCTCGCTCAACTGCCTCCGGGCGACGGTCGATGGGATGGTCGAGGCGGGCTACGGGAAGGTCGTCAACATCACCTCGATCCACACCAAGAACGGCGTCGGGATGTCGCCACAGTACGACGTCGGGAAGTTCAGCCTGCTGGGGCTCACCAAGAGTCTCGCGCTCGAACTCGGACGCGAGGGGGTCCGGGTCAACGCCGTCGCGCCGGGCTGGGCGAACACCCGGATGGTCGAGGACTTCTCCGAGGCCGTCACCGAACAGATCCAGGAGAACAACCCGCTCGGGCGGTTCGCGGAGCCCTCCGAGATCGCCGACGCGGTCACGTTCCTGGCCTCGCCCGCCGCCGACTACGTCAACGGCCACGAACTCCGCGTCGACGGCGGCCAGGTCCCCATCGACAGCTGGCGACTCGACGATCGGTAA
- a CDS encoding ABC transporter ATP-binding protein → MSEIRLENVRKEYGEGIVAVDDFSLDIADGEFITIVGPSGSGKSTVLRMIAGLEGITDGAIYIRDRKVNDIPPQNRDIAMVFQNYALYPHMSVEKNMSYGLKLNSDLSDDEIESRVREAAGMMGIENQLEKRPSELSGGQQQRVATGRAIVRDPSAFLMDEPLSNLDAKLRTHMRTELQRIQEDLGTTTIYVTHDQEEAMTMSDRVIILNEGVLQQVGTPREVFSEPVNQFVAEFIGSPAMNFFDVALDGTTLRGEDITYTLSEEYAQRVAERATEDALVLGIRPEHMTFSDGSTANSIDAVLEVKEPVGDDNYLYLRSDDTEFTMRVLGQIDQTEGDEISVAFDESDIHIFDKSTGENLLSQERESDAPLQSTPS, encoded by the coding sequence ATGAGCGAGATCCGCCTGGAAAACGTACGGAAGGAATACGGCGAGGGGATCGTGGCCGTGGACGACTTCAGTCTCGACATCGCGGACGGGGAGTTCATCACCATCGTCGGCCCGTCGGGGTCCGGGAAGTCGACGGTGCTCCGGATGATCGCGGGGCTCGAAGGGATAACCGACGGGGCGATCTACATTCGGGACCGGAAGGTGAACGACATTCCGCCCCAGAACCGCGACATCGCGATGGTGTTCCAGAACTACGCGCTCTATCCACACATGTCGGTCGAGAAGAACATGTCCTACGGCCTGAAGCTCAACTCGGACCTCTCGGACGACGAGATCGAGTCGCGGGTGCGGGAGGCGGCCGGGATGATGGGGATCGAAAACCAGCTGGAGAAACGACCGAGCGAGCTCTCGGGCGGCCAGCAACAGCGCGTCGCGACCGGCCGCGCGATCGTCCGCGACCCGTCGGCGTTCCTCATGGACGAACCGCTCTCGAACCTCGATGCCAAACTTCGGACGCACATGCGAACGGAGCTCCAGCGCATCCAGGAGGACCTCGGCACGACGACCATCTACGTCACCCACGACCAGGAGGAGGCGATGACGATGAGCGACCGGGTGATCATCCTGAACGAGGGGGTTCTCCAGCAGGTCGGCACCCCCCGGGAGGTCTTCTCCGAGCCGGTCAACCAGTTCGTCGCCGAGTTCATCGGGAGCCCGGCGATGAACTTCTTCGACGTCGCCCTGGACGGCACGACGCTGCGCGGCGAGGACATCACGTACACCCTCTCGGAGGAGTACGCCCAGCGGGTCGCCGAACGCGCCACCGAGGACGCGCTGGTGCTCGGGATCCGACCGGAACACATGACGTTCTCCGATGGGTCGACCGCGAACAGCATCGACGCCGTCCTCGAGGTCAAAGAGCCCGTGGGCGACGACAACTACCTCTATCTCCGGTCGGACGACACCGAGTTCACGATGCGTGTGCTCGGGCAGATAGACCAGACCGAGGGCGACGAGATCTCCGTCGCGTTCGACGAGTCCGACATCCACATCTTCGACAAGTCGACGGGGGAGAACCTGCTCTCGCAGGAACGGGAGTCGGACGCCCCGTTACAGAGTACACCGTCGTAG
- a CDS encoding alpha-N-arabinofuranosidase, which translates to MSNAHVTVHTEAAIGRIEPEVHGHFSEHLGRCVYDGLWSDDTADTDGFRDDVVDLLADLEIPVLRWPGGCFADDYHWEDGVGPREERPRRRNLFWAQGIEEDPEESNAFGTDEFLQLCERVGTEPYLAANVGSGDPQEAADWVEYCNYEGDTELADRRRANGHEDGYGVRYWGLGNENWGCGGRMSPEQYAREYRRFATYVGSMDDLMLDEDLELIACGFENHEWNRLFMEEVGEAEWGVEFPLDHLTLHHYYGRTMNVDEAGEEGYDQMLVEALEMDRHIERIAAAIDAVATTRDIGVIIDEWGTWHPEAVASNGLEQPGTVFDALSAAAVLDVFNHHSDVMTMSNIAQTVNVLQCLVETDGDDAWARPTYRVFDLYAPHKGNESVRTSLETPTRDVGEDDLPLVGASASVDDTETFLTLTNLDCRAAHTVDVGLEGIDLGEASIDAEVLFAGQDPDTEVDAGNADSFAAEELDVATDGDGLSADLEPATVAGITIR; encoded by the coding sequence ATGTCGAACGCACACGTTACCGTCCACACTGAGGCCGCTATCGGCCGTATCGAACCCGAAGTCCACGGCCACTTCTCCGAACACCTCGGCCGCTGTGTCTACGACGGCCTCTGGAGCGACGATACCGCCGACACCGACGGGTTCCGTGACGACGTCGTCGACCTGCTCGCCGACCTCGAGATCCCCGTCCTGCGGTGGCCCGGCGGTTGTTTCGCGGACGACTACCACTGGGAGGACGGGGTCGGCCCCCGCGAGGAGCGCCCACGCCGCCGGAACCTGTTCTGGGCCCAGGGCATCGAGGAGGACCCCGAGGAGTCCAACGCGTTCGGCACCGACGAGTTCCTCCAGCTCTGCGAACGCGTCGGGACCGAACCGTACCTCGCGGCGAACGTCGGCTCCGGCGACCCCCAGGAGGCGGCCGACTGGGTCGAGTACTGCAACTACGAGGGCGACACCGAACTCGCCGACCGACGGCGGGCGAACGGCCACGAGGACGGCTACGGGGTGCGTTACTGGGGACTCGGCAACGAGAACTGGGGCTGTGGCGGTCGGATGAGCCCGGAGCAGTACGCTCGGGAGTACCGCCGCTTCGCGACCTACGTCGGCTCGATGGACGACCTGATGCTCGACGAGGACCTCGAACTCATCGCGTGCGGGTTCGAGAACCACGAGTGGAATCGACTCTTCATGGAGGAGGTCGGCGAGGCCGAGTGGGGTGTGGAGTTCCCCCTCGACCACCTCACGCTGCATCACTACTACGGCCGTACGATGAACGTCGACGAGGCCGGCGAGGAGGGCTACGACCAGATGCTGGTCGAGGCCCTCGAGATGGACCGTCACATCGAGCGGATCGCCGCGGCGATCGACGCCGTCGCCACGACGCGCGACATCGGCGTCATCATCGACGAGTGGGGGACCTGGCATCCGGAGGCCGTGGCCTCGAACGGGCTCGAACAGCCGGGCACCGTCTTCGACGCGCTCTCGGCCGCCGCCGTGCTCGACGTCTTCAACCACCACAGCGACGTGATGACGATGTCGAACATCGCACAGACCGTGAACGTCCTCCAGTGTCTGGTCGAGACCGACGGCGACGACGCGTGGGCACGGCCCACGTATCGAGTCTTCGACCTCTACGCCCCCCACAAGGGCAACGAGTCGGTTCGAACCTCGCTCGAAACGCCGACCCGCGACGTCGGCGAGGACGACCTCCCGCTCGTCGGCGCGTCCGCCTCGGTGGACGATACCGAGACCTTCCTCACGCTCACCAACCTCGATTGCCGCGCGGCCCACACCGTCGACGTCGGGCTCGAAGGCATCGACCTCGGTGAGGCCTCCATCGACGCCGAGGTCCTGTTCGCAGGCCAGGACCCCGACACCGAAGTCGACGCCGGCAACGCCGACTCGTTCGCCGCCGAGGAGCTCGACGTCGCGACCGACGGCGACGGGCTCAGCGCTGACCTCGAACCCGCGACGGTTGCCGGGATCACCATCCGATAG
- a CDS encoding anaerobic glycerol-3-phosphate dehydrogenase subunit C — MSDADTTPTDASDESFEPVDVFSGEPMDLRPGADDCYKCTTCDTSCPVAEVDDDFPGPKFQGPEQWRLKRKGDDDIDPSINACSNCMRCDNACPSSVPLSQMHNEARGAFVERQMEKLSTEYIRNRILANYHTSAWFASKLPRVANFAMNFGPARWAMEKTLGVTAEREFPAFAGQTFREWWAERGGAHVENPDKRVAYFHGCYSNYNTPEVAKALVHVYEHFGYEILVPPQKCSGTPMFANGMLTDARRHARTNVEELAAAIDDGADVIASCTSCSMALRQEYPELFDITDIETVAQNTYEGLEYLRINEDLRGAVEEGEVDMPDMAYHAPCHARNQGLDRQAVELFRDLDGVDVEDVGPSCSGISGTYGWKEEKYDKSMEIGEEMFEHMEAGAGEEGMTECPTCAMQMEHGTGYEITHPLEVLREALTGTSAS; from the coding sequence ATGAGCGACGCAGACACGACCCCGACCGACGCCAGCGACGAATCGTTCGAACCAGTTGACGTCTTCTCCGGCGAGCCGATGGACCTCCGGCCCGGCGCGGACGACTGCTATAAGTGCACGACCTGCGATACGTCGTGCCCGGTGGCGGAGGTCGACGACGACTTCCCCGGCCCGAAGTTCCAGGGCCCCGAACAGTGGCGGCTGAAACGCAAGGGCGACGACGACATCGACCCCTCGATCAATGCGTGTTCGAACTGCATGCGGTGTGACAACGCGTGTCCCTCGTCGGTGCCGCTCAGCCAGATGCACAACGAGGCGCGCGGGGCGTTCGTCGAGCGCCAGATGGAGAAGCTCTCGACGGAGTACATCCGGAATCGGATCCTCGCCAACTACCACACCTCGGCGTGGTTCGCCTCGAAACTCCCGCGGGTGGCGAACTTCGCGATGAACTTCGGGCCGGCGCGCTGGGCGATGGAGAAGACCCTCGGCGTGACGGCCGAACGCGAGTTCCCGGCGTTCGCGGGGCAGACCTTCCGTGAGTGGTGGGCCGAGCGTGGCGGGGCCCACGTCGAGAACCCCGACAAACGGGTGGCCTACTTCCACGGATGTTACTCGAACTACAACACGCCAGAGGTCGCGAAGGCGCTGGTCCACGTCTACGAACACTTCGGCTACGAGATACTCGTGCCACCCCAGAAGTGTTCGGGCACCCCGATGTTCGCCAACGGGATGCTCACGGACGCCCGCCGACACGCCCGGACCAACGTCGAGGAGCTCGCGGCGGCGATCGACGACGGGGCCGACGTCATCGCCTCCTGTACCTCGTGCTCGATGGCGCTCCGCCAGGAGTACCCCGAGCTCTTCGACATCACCGACATCGAGACGGTCGCACAGAACACGTACGAGGGCCTCGAATACCTCCGGATCAACGAGGACCTCCGGGGTGCGGTCGAGGAGGGCGAGGTCGACATGCCCGATATGGCCTACCACGCGCCGTGTCACGCCCGGAATCAGGGTCTCGACCGCCAGGCCGTCGAACTCTTCCGTGACCTCGACGGGGTCGACGTCGAGGACGTCGGGCCGTCGTGTTCGGGGATCTCCGGGACCTACGGCTGGAAGGAGGAGAAGTACGACAAGTCGATGGAGATCGGCGAGGAGATGTTCGAACACATGGAGGCCGGCGCGGGCGAGGAGGGCATGACCGAGTGTCCGACGTGTGCGATGCAGATGGAACACGGCACCGGCTACGAGATCACCCATCCCCTCGAAGTGCTCCGGGAAGCGCTGACCGGGACGTCGGCGTCCTGA
- a CDS encoding SDR family NAD(P)-dependent oxidoreductase — MGRSTYDFSDETVVVTGGASGIGRAVARRFGDAGATVVVADIRDEPKDEGESTPTHEAIEDGPGRATFVQTDVSKPADVESVVEAAREFGGIDVMVNNAGIYREASVVETPVDAFDQVMAINVRGVFLGCRAAARDMLARDEPGCIVNTASISSEYAQLGHTMYDGSKGAVMMITRVAALELARFGIRVNAVAPGIIETTFGTGNPEPPGGSEETFFVDDADVPAVDDVEITPEIPMDRMGTPDDLAGSYLFLASDDADYMTGHLQYVDGGYQIL, encoded by the coding sequence ATGGGTCGATCAACCTACGATTTCTCGGACGAGACGGTGGTCGTAACCGGCGGCGCGTCGGGCATCGGGCGGGCCGTCGCGCGCCGGTTCGGTGACGCGGGGGCGACCGTCGTCGTCGCCGACATCCGCGACGAACCGAAGGACGAGGGCGAATCGACCCCGACGCACGAGGCCATCGAGGACGGCCCGGGTCGGGCGACGTTCGTCCAGACGGACGTCTCGAAGCCCGCGGACGTCGAATCCGTCGTGGAGGCGGCCCGGGAGTTCGGCGGTATCGACGTGATGGTCAACAACGCCGGCATCTACCGCGAGGCCTCGGTGGTCGAGACCCCGGTCGACGCGTTCGACCAGGTGATGGCGATCAACGTCCGGGGCGTGTTCCTCGGCTGTCGGGCCGCCGCGCGGGACATGCTCGCGCGCGACGAACCCGGCTGTATCGTGAACACCGCCTCGATCTCCTCGGAGTACGCACAGCTCGGGCACACGATGTACGACGGCTCGAAGGGAGCCGTGATGATGATCACGCGGGTCGCGGCGCTCGAACTCGCCCGGTTCGGTATCCGGGTCAACGCAGTCGCACCCGGGATCATCGAGACGACCTTCGGCACCGGCAACCCCGAGCCGCCGGGCGGTTCCGAGGAGACGTTCTTCGTCGACGACGCCGACGTCCCTGCGGTCGACGACGTCGAGATCACCCCCGAGATCCCGATGGACCGTATGGGAACGCCCGACGACCTCGCGGGGTCGTATCTCTTCTTGGCCTCCGACGACGCCGACTACATGACCGGCCACCTCCAGTACGTCGACGGTGGCTACCAGATCCTGTAG
- a CDS encoding carbohydrate ABC transporter permease — MSIRDRFSRTEATEGSLQRRETVDGILFAVPYMVFFCVFLLYPLLQGLYMSLFEWNPLFPAQSEFLGIQNYASMLQDPAFWNALVNTVYFVVLTVPAMVIFGLALALGVNKKVIGRRYLRTIYFSPYILTVSIVGIVWSLFLSSGFGPINYYLGFIMETPPNWLGSSALAMPVLAVVTNWWLLGFNFVILLAARQNVPERLYEAARLDGAGTWRAFRDITLPQMRNAIAFVVIVQFIQQFQVFGQPYVMTDGGPNNSTMTLVYYLYNAAFSQQRFGYAAAVGYLLFGLLVVVSYVNYRYIGSDSA; from the coding sequence ATGTCAATTAGGGACCGATTCAGTCGCACGGAAGCGACCGAGGGGAGCCTCCAGCGACGGGAGACGGTCGACGGGATCCTCTTCGCGGTCCCCTACATGGTCTTCTTCTGTGTGTTCCTCCTCTATCCGCTCTTGCAGGGGCTCTACATGAGCCTCTTCGAGTGGAACCCGCTGTTCCCCGCCCAGTCGGAGTTCCTCGGGATCCAGAACTACGCCTCGATGCTCCAGGACCCCGCGTTCTGGAACGCGCTGGTGAACACGGTCTACTTCGTCGTGTTGACCGTGCCGGCGATGGTGATCTTCGGGCTGGCGCTCGCGTTGGGCGTCAACAAGAAGGTGATCGGCCGGCGCTACCTCCGGACGATCTACTTCAGCCCGTACATCCTGACGGTCTCCATCGTGGGTATCGTCTGGAGCCTCTTCCTCTCGTCCGGCTTCGGGCCAATCAACTACTACCTGGGCTTCATCATGGAGACGCCGCCGAACTGGCTGGGTTCGTCGGCCCTCGCGATGCCCGTGCTCGCCGTCGTCACCAACTGGTGGCTGCTCGGGTTCAACTTCGTCATCCTGCTGGCCGCCCGGCAGAACGTCCCGGAGCGGCTGTACGAGGCCGCACGGCTCGACGGCGCGGGTACGTGGCGCGCCTTCCGCGACATCACCCTCCCGCAGATGCGGAACGCGATCGCGTTCGTCGTGATCGTCCAGTTCATCCAGCAGTTCCAGGTGTTCGGCCAACCCTACGTGATGACGGACGGCGGACCGAACAACTCCACGATGACGCTCGTCTACTACCTCTACAACGCGGCGTTCAGCCAGCAACGGTTCGGCTACGCCGCGGCGGTGGGCTACCTCCTCTTCGGACTCCTCGTGGTCGTATCGTACGTGAACTACCGGTACATCGGAAGTGATTCAGCATGA
- a CDS encoding extracellular solute-binding protein, with amino-acid sequence MVASERAHTTSSRRRFLTGLGVAGGMGLAGCSTRNALVGDIASGSGTTVEFWTLFSGGDGATMQSIVSRFNDEQPLGNVQIDRQRIPWNDYYTKVYTALVADKGPDIAIMHQALISRFRQMLTPYNRYIDDSTASQYVPTLWKRMRFDGNQLALPLDAHPIGAYYNRSVFEEAGLDPDSPPTNFREFKNVCDTIVTETDANAFAPSAAMSPIELLRTFIAFDRQRGGQLFNDDLTEVRFNNPNGLRIAQLYHNSTGKYGWDLPNASASRTDVAFQDGNLGIIVNGTWYAAVLQTLDGMDWNMFKPFVAPGKQQNWTESGSHTIVLPRKQSRDREQTQTAVRVAEWLTQENPIWGTQAGHLPAASKLQNSPALRESPLWSKSLSKFSEMASEDQFAYLPRTPFNVNEASTWDFLLDIYSHSTSPKAGLERGAETVQGLIDDVN; translated from the coding sequence ATGGTAGCGTCCGAGAGAGCACACACGACGTCTTCGAGGCGGCGATTTCTCACCGGCCTCGGCGTGGCCGGTGGGATGGGACTGGCTGGCTGCAGTACCCGAAACGCCCTCGTCGGGGACATCGCCAGCGGGTCCGGCACCACGGTCGAGTTCTGGACCCTGTTCAGCGGCGGTGACGGTGCCACGATGCAGTCCATCGTGAGCCGATTCAACGACGAACAGCCCCTCGGGAACGTCCAGATCGACCGGCAGCGGATACCGTGGAACGACTACTACACCAAGGTCTACACGGCGCTGGTCGCCGACAAGGGTCCCGACATCGCGATCATGCACCAGGCCCTCATCAGCCGGTTCCGGCAGATGCTGACGCCGTACAACCGCTACATCGACGACTCCACCGCTTCGCAGTACGTCCCGACCCTCTGGAAGCGGATGCGGTTCGACGGGAACCAGCTCGCCCTCCCCCTCGACGCCCACCCCATCGGAGCCTACTACAACCGCTCGGTGTTCGAGGAGGCCGGGCTGGACCCCGACTCCCCGCCGACGAACTTCCGGGAGTTCAAGAACGTCTGCGACACCATCGTCACCGAGACGGACGCCAACGCCTTCGCCCCCTCGGCCGCCATGAGCCCGATCGAGCTGCTCCGGACGTTCATCGCGTTCGACCGGCAGCGGGGTGGACAGCTCTTCAACGATGACCTCACCGAGGTCCGGTTCAACAACCCGAACGGCCTCCGGATCGCCCAGCTCTACCACAACAGCACCGGCAAGTACGGGTGGGACCTCCCGAACGCGTCCGCCAGCAGAACGGACGTCGCCTTCCAGGACGGGAACCTGGGGATAATCGTGAACGGGACCTGGTACGCGGCCGTGTTGCAGACGCTCGACGGGATGGACTGGAACATGTTCAAACCGTTCGTCGCCCCCGGGAAGCAACAGAACTGGACGGAGTCCGGGAGCCACACGATCGTGCTCCCCCGGAAGCAGTCCAGGGACCGAGAGCAGACCCAGACGGCCGTGAGGGTGGCCGAGTGGCTCACCCAGGAGAACCCGATCTGGGGGACGCAGGCGGGCCACCTGCCCGCCGCCTCGAAGCTCCAGAACTCCCCGGCACTCCGGGAATCACCCCTCTGGTCGAAGTCCCTCTCGAAGTTCTCGGAGATGGCGAGCGAGGACCAGTTCGCGTACCTCCCACGGACCCCGTTCAACGTGAACGAGGCGTCGACGTGGGACTTCCTCCTCGACATCTACTCGCACAGCACCTCCCCCAAGGCCGGGCTCGAACGCGGGGCGGAGACCGTCCAGGGGTTGATCGACGATGTCAATTAG